A single region of the Vulgatibacter sp. genome encodes:
- a CDS encoding hemerythrin domain-containing protein, with translation MKPSEIREQVLEEHHRVLPLLDKVESCARLVMQGAGDVAELRERTRELERVLCELLDDERELLRPALKGADAWGEVRADQLEKSHREQREMLALTREAAEAGNLDPERLAERLLYTVAAIRADLRKEEQRFLSPELLRDDLVSVAQSDG, from the coding sequence ATGAAACCGAGCGAAATCCGCGAGCAGGTGCTCGAGGAACACCACCGCGTCCTGCCCCTGCTCGACAAGGTCGAGAGCTGCGCACGGCTGGTGATGCAGGGCGCCGGCGACGTGGCGGAGCTCCGGGAGCGGACGCGAGAGCTCGAGCGGGTGCTCTGCGAGCTGCTCGACGACGAGCGGGAGCTGCTCCGGCCGGCGCTGAAGGGCGCCGACGCCTGGGGCGAGGTCCGGGCCGACCAGCTGGAGAAGAGCCACCGCGAGCAGCGGGAGATGCTGGCGCTGACCCGGGAGGCTGCCGAGGCCGGCAACCTGGATCCCGAACGCCTCGCCGAGCGGCTGCTCTACACCGTGGCGGCGATCCGGGCGGACCTCCGCAAGGAGGAGCAGCGCTTCCTGAGCCCGGAGCTCCTCCGGGACGACCTGGTGAGCGTCGCGCAGAGCGACGGCTGA
- a CDS encoding zinc-binding dehydrogenase, with product MARTLDPYGLSRVVRPAGVLPQAAEALDPSLPIGPDELLIDVDHLNIDAASFKQIKESVAGDAERIATVVRGIVGERGKMHNPVTGSGGMLIGRIREIGENHPAAGVLQVGDRIATLVSLTLTPLQIEAIEGVHVANERIDVKGHAILFATGVWARLPSDMADTLALAALDVCGAPALVQRSVEKGHTVLVLGAGKSGALCCAQAKENGARVIALDISQKAVDTLQSLGLADATIVADATRPVEVLEKVKAATDGALCEVVINCGSVPRTEMASILAVQDRGTVVFFSTATSFTAAALGAEGVGKDADLLIGNGYAHGHAELTLDLLRKHPRLRKLFEERFA from the coding sequence TCCCTACGGCCTTTCGCGGGTCGTCCGCCCCGCCGGCGTCCTGCCGCAGGCTGCAGAAGCCCTCGACCCCTCGCTCCCCATCGGGCCGGACGAGCTGCTGATCGACGTCGATCACCTGAACATCGACGCCGCCTCCTTCAAGCAGATCAAGGAGAGCGTCGCGGGCGACGCCGAACGGATCGCCACCGTGGTGCGCGGCATCGTGGGGGAGCGGGGCAAGATGCACAACCCGGTCACCGGCTCCGGCGGCATGCTCATCGGCCGGATCCGCGAGATCGGCGAGAATCACCCGGCCGCCGGCGTGCTCCAGGTCGGCGATCGCATCGCCACCCTCGTCTCCCTCACCCTCACCCCGCTGCAGATCGAGGCGATCGAAGGCGTCCACGTGGCCAACGAGCGGATCGACGTGAAGGGCCACGCCATCCTCTTCGCCACCGGCGTCTGGGCCAGGCTCCCGAGCGACATGGCGGACACCCTCGCGCTCGCCGCCCTCGACGTCTGCGGCGCGCCTGCCCTGGTGCAGCGCTCGGTCGAGAAGGGGCACACCGTGCTCGTCCTCGGCGCCGGCAAGAGCGGTGCCCTCTGCTGCGCGCAGGCGAAGGAGAACGGAGCGCGCGTCATCGCGCTCGACATCTCGCAGAAGGCGGTCGACACCCTCCAGTCCCTCGGCCTCGCCGATGCGACGATCGTCGCCGATGCCACCCGGCCCGTGGAAGTTCTCGAGAAGGTGAAGGCCGCCACCGACGGGGCGCTCTGCGAGGTGGTGATCAACTGCGGCAGCGTGCCCCGGACCGAGATGGCATCGATCCTGGCCGTGCAGGATCGTGGCACGGTGGTCTTCTTCTCGACCGCCACCTCCTTCACTGCGGCGGCGCTGGGGGCGGAGGGCGTCGGCAAGGACGCCGACCTGCTCATCGGCAACGGCTATGCGCACGGACACGCCGAGCTCACGCTCGATCTGCTCCGCAAGCATCCGCGGCTCCGGAAGCTCTTCGAGGAGCGCTTCGCCTGA